In Rutidosis leptorrhynchoides isolate AG116_Rl617_1_P2 chromosome 2, CSIRO_AGI_Rlap_v1, whole genome shotgun sequence, one genomic interval encodes:
- the LOC139891715 gene encoding protein NONRESPONDING TO OXYLIPINS 2, mitochondrial-like isoform X2, which translates to MASRCNRFINKTSLSNLKSAFKSSSIPKSTPSSPKFRIPTASPVPRFSISRCPSELGCVQSLLSLHNAVASARLTSCLSTTSRSCTSLSQDAFDGS; encoded by the exons ATGGCTTCAAGGTGCAACAGATTCATCAACAAAACCTCACTTTCGAATCTTAAATCAGCTTTTAAATCATCTTCCATCCCCAAATCAACACCTTCATCCCCAAAGTTCCGTATACCTACCGCCTCTCCCGTTCCTCGATTCTCAATTTCAAG GTGTCCATCAGAACTTGGATGTGTGCAGTCGCTGTTATCGTTACACAATGCGGTTGCTTCGGCAAGATTGACGTCATGCCTGAGTACAACTTCAAGGAGTTGCACATCTCTTTCACAGG ATGCATTTGATGGATCGTGA
- the LOC139891715 gene encoding protein NONRESPONDING TO OXYLIPINS 2, mitochondrial-like isoform X3 — MASRCNRFINKTSLSNLKSAFKSSSIPKSTPSSPKFRIPTASPVPRFSISRCPSELGCVQSLLSLHNAVASARLTSCLSTTSRSCTSLSQDEFDGT, encoded by the exons ATGGCTTCAAGGTGCAACAGATTCATCAACAAAACCTCACTTTCGAATCTTAAATCAGCTTTTAAATCATCTTCCATCCCCAAATCAACACCTTCATCCCCAAAGTTCCGTATACCTACCGCCTCTCCCGTTCCTCGATTCTCAATTTCAAG GTGTCCATCAGAACTTGGATGTGTGCAGTCGCTGTTATCGTTACACAATGCGGTTGCTTCGGCAAGATTGACGTCATGCCTGAGTACAACTTCAAGGAGTTGCACATCTCTTTCACAGG ATGAATTTGATGGGACGTGA
- the LOC139891715 gene encoding protein NONRESPONDING TO OXYLIPINS 2, mitochondrial-like isoform X1, whose amino-acid sequence MASRCNRFINKTSLSNLKSAFKSSSIPKSTPSSPKFRIPTASPVPRFSISRCPSELGCVQSLLSLHNAVASARLTSCLSTTSRSCTSLSQGTLCRTSPDL is encoded by the exons ATGGCTTCAAGGTGCAACAGATTCATCAACAAAACCTCACTTTCGAATCTTAAATCAGCTTTTAAATCATCTTCCATCCCCAAATCAACACCTTCATCCCCAAAGTTCCGTATACCTACCGCCTCTCCCGTTCCTCGATTCTCAATTTCAAG GTGTCCATCAGAACTTGGATGTGTGCAGTCGCTGTTATCGTTACACAATGCGGTTGCTTCGGCAAGATTGACGTCATGCCTGAGTACAACTTCAAGGAGTTGCACATCTCTTTCACAGGGTACACTCTGCCGTACCTCTCCCGACCTCTAA
- the LOC139891715 gene encoding protein NONRESPONDING TO OXYLIPINS 2, mitochondrial-like isoform X4 codes for MASRCNRFINKTSLSNLKSAFKSSSIPKSTPSSPKFRIPTASPVPRFSISRCPSELGCVQSLLSLHNAVASARLTSCLSTTSRSCTSLSQGT; via the exons ATGGCTTCAAGGTGCAACAGATTCATCAACAAAACCTCACTTTCGAATCTTAAATCAGCTTTTAAATCATCTTCCATCCCCAAATCAACACCTTCATCCCCAAAGTTCCGTATACCTACCGCCTCTCCCGTTCCTCGATTCTCAATTTCAAG GTGTCCATCAGAACTTGGATGTGTGCAGTCGCTGTTATCGTTACACAATGCGGTTGCTTCGGCAAGATTGACGTCATGCCTGAGTACAACTTCAAGGAGTTGCACATCTCTTTCACAGG GCACATGA